In Nitrospira sp. CR1.1, a single genomic region encodes these proteins:
- a CDS encoding ChbG/HpnK family deacetylase — protein MRVIINSDDLGISPVVNEKILDLMSRRRITSASILANGPSVEQAIKFIPRGTDCSLGVHLNLTEFKPLTPAKHLNGLRGCLDENGAFAGQQNLSRLSISPTCQEGIYRELKLQVEKVVSLGVKVSHLDSHNHIHTAPQIFLVLKRLQKEFGIRRVRTTWNIYPPGKSVSKALLIKKKVWDFALRRFYATTTTEGLTTFSTFYNLAKTRKLLCHSIELMTHPGHAEYDEETRLLERDWENEIVFPVDLISYHAL, from the coding sequence ATGAGGGTAATAATAAATAGCGACGATTTGGGTATAAGCCCAGTAGTGAACGAAAAGATTCTTGACCTTATGTCCAGGCGACGAATTACCTCGGCGAGTATTCTCGCGAATGGCCCTTCAGTTGAACAGGCGATCAAGTTTATTCCTAGGGGAACAGATTGTTCTTTGGGCGTTCATCTCAATCTTACTGAATTTAAGCCACTAACTCCTGCCAAACACTTGAATGGCCTCCGAGGTTGCCTCGATGAGAACGGTGCATTCGCTGGACAGCAAAATCTAAGTAGGTTGTCGATATCACCTACTTGCCAAGAAGGAATCTACAGAGAGCTAAAATTGCAGGTGGAAAAAGTTGTTTCTCTCGGTGTCAAAGTTTCTCATCTAGACTCGCATAACCATATCCACACTGCTCCTCAGATTTTTCTAGTGCTTAAGCGCTTGCAGAAGGAATTTGGGATTCGCAGAGTTCGGACAACATGGAACATTTATCCCCCTGGGAAGTCTGTTTCCAAGGCCCTTCTAATAAAGAAAAAAGTTTGGGATTTCGCCTTACGTCGATTTTATGCCACGACAACTACTGAAGGGCTAACGACGTTTTCGACGTTTTATAATTTGGCCAAAACTAGAAAATTGTTGTGCCATTCAATTGAGCTCATGACCCACCCCGGACACGCCGAGTATGACGAAGAGACCCGGTTGTTGGAGCGTGACTGGGAAAATGAAATTGTTTTTCCTGTGGATCTTATAAGCTACCATGCACTTTAA
- a CDS encoding glycosyltransferase, which yields MHFNLRKHRKHSSARASGVTKVCHIAVADLWGGAEVHLVTLLRSLSKMQDLEISVVLFTEGRVAQELRTAGLKVVVIAEHQYNLLVILWKLVKHFREHQFMIVHAHKPKDNFLGALACKLAGVPYLVRTLHGSWEPFSGFEHFKIKVYEYIDVFTNKYLVNVLIAVTQKIHFLIAQGYLSKKSEKVVCIHNGVDIEAFLLSRKGRNIRSELDLSKRTVLLGIVGRLTAVKGHIHLLNAIRILVGKGSDVHLIVVGEGPLRSQLEGLVVKFQIHKNVIFVGHQSDISDFIEAMDILVLPSLNEGIPMLLLEALALSRPIVASRTGGIPEVIEDGKSGLLVEPGNFLAIAEAIDLLIRQKDQADQFGRTGQRRVSQNFTASLMAEKTARLYRQLVGSGA from the coding sequence ATGCACTTTAATTTAAGGAAGCATCGTAAGCATTCAAGTGCAAGGGCATCTGGCGTTACAAAAGTATGTCATATTGCAGTAGCTGATCTTTGGGGAGGGGCGGAGGTTCATCTGGTAACCCTATTACGGTCTCTATCGAAAATGCAGGATCTGGAAATATCGGTGGTTCTTTTTACAGAGGGCAGAGTCGCCCAGGAATTGAGAACTGCAGGCCTAAAGGTAGTCGTTATTGCTGAGCATCAATACAACCTGCTCGTTATCCTATGGAAGCTTGTGAAACATTTTCGAGAACATCAGTTCATGATTGTGCACGCACACAAACCCAAAGATAATTTTCTCGGTGCGCTGGCCTGCAAACTAGCGGGGGTACCCTATCTTGTTCGGACGCTTCACGGATCATGGGAGCCATTTTCAGGCTTTGAGCATTTTAAAATCAAAGTCTATGAATACATCGACGTATTCACCAATAAATATTTGGTTAATGTTTTAATCGCCGTAACACAAAAAATCCATTTCTTAATTGCCCAGGGGTATTTAAGTAAGAAAAGTGAGAAGGTGGTATGCATTCATAATGGAGTTGATATAGAAGCGTTTCTGCTAAGCAGAAAGGGGCGAAATATTAGAAGTGAATTAGATCTTAGCAAGAGGACTGTATTGTTAGGCATTGTTGGGAGGCTGACAGCCGTTAAGGGCCATATTCACTTGCTCAACGCGATACGAATTCTCGTAGGTAAGGGTAGCGATGTTCATCTTATCGTTGTGGGAGAGGGGCCATTAAGAAGTCAGCTCGAAGGACTTGTTGTCAAATTTCAAATTCACAAGAATGTCATTTTTGTAGGTCATCAAAGCGACATTAGCGATTTTATTGAGGCTATGGATATCCTCGTCCTACCATCGTTGAACGAGGGAATTCCTATGCTATTACTTGAAGCCTTGGCGCTGAGTCGTCCAATCGTAGCTAGTAGAACGGGTGGAATTCCAGAAGTCATAGAGGATGGTAAAAGTGGATTATTAGTTGAGCCCGGGAATTTTTTAGCTATTGCAGAGGCAATCGACTTGCTCATCAGGCAAAAAGACCAAGCAGATCAATTCGGCAGAACAGGGCAGAGGCGGGTTAGTCAAAACTTTACAGCAAGTTTAATGGCGGAAAAGACAGCGCGTCTTTATCGCCAGTTGGTTGGATCTGGCGCCTGA